Within Flavobacterium pisciphilum, the genomic segment TATTTTGTAGAAAAAGGGTGTTTGCGTTTCTTTTTTATCAATGATAAAGGAGTCGAACAAATTACACAATTTGCAATCGAAAATTGGTGGATTACCGATTATATGAGTTTTGATACACAATCACCATCACAGTTTTATCTCCAAGCAGTAGAAAACACTACAGTGTATGCTTTTGATCACCAGAAGCAAGAAAAAGTATTTGACCAGTTACCACAACTAGAACGCTACTTCCGACTCGTTTTGCACCGAGCCTATTCGGCATCACAAATACGAATAAAATATTTATACGATTATTCGAAAGAAGAGAGTTACCAACATTTCTCTTCTAAGTTTCCCGAATTTATTCAACGAATTCCACAGTATATGCTGGCTTCTTACTTAAATTTGACCCCTGAATATTTAAGCGAAATCAGAAAAAAGAATTCATAAAAACTCATTTCTTAAACCAGCTTAAGTTTTTTTGATTTTCATCTAAATACCTTTGTCTTATAATATTAAAACAAAGAAATTATGAGCAATCGAATCAAAATCGCACAAACCCAGCCTGCAGCAGTAAAAGCAATAGCAGGTCTAAATGTTTATTTGCAATCAACTTCATTAACAAACACTCATCACGAATTAATAAAGATCAGATCTTCACAAATAAATGGTTGTGCATATTGCATTGACATGCATACAAAAGATGCACGCAAATATGGAGAAACAGAACAACGTATTTATTTATTAAATGCTTGGAGAGAAGTTGATTTTTACACTGAAGAAGAAAAAGCAATTTTAGCTTTAACTGAAGAAATTACATTAATAAGTAATGGAGGTGTTACGAATGAAACCTATCAAAAAGCAGC encodes:
- a CDS encoding Crp/Fnr family transcriptional regulator, which encodes MQPKLIDHIKKYVKLNDEQTQLVLDNIKPITLKKKNFLLEEGQVCSSIYFVEKGCLRFFFINDKGVEQITQFAIENWWITDYMSFDTQSPSQFYLQAVENTTVYAFDHQKQEKVFDQLPQLERYFRLVLHRAYSASQIRIKYLYDYSKEESYQHFSSKFPEFIQRIPQYMLASYLNLTPEYLSEIRKKNS
- a CDS encoding carboxymuconolactone decarboxylase family protein — its product is MSNRIKIAQTQPAAVKAIAGLNVYLQSTSLTNTHHELIKIRSSQINGCAYCIDMHTKDARKYGETEQRIYLLNAWREVDFYTEEEKAILALTEEITLISNGGVTNETYQKAASLFDENYLSQIIMAIITINAWNRVAVTTEMKPQLSY